Proteins encoded in a region of the Watersipora subatra chromosome 5, tzWatSuba1.1, whole genome shotgun sequence genome:
- the LOC137397252 gene encoding neurexin 1-like gives MAKCGESSISRIRNTSMAKGANNSYMTFDHWQLCTTTKLQFDFRTHLANGLLLYQDDGNGVAFLELKLVAGQLVMRLKVAEDKVLGFKIGENLDNGEWHMVRIERFEDDILLKMNSSLRKVALDLDTEDNDLLGASHQRSPLYVGGLPQLYTLMSGSFSLPSIFYEPRFSGSINNVLMGNCSNQMEAVEPVSTNGLILRPVEGCEETTPCLNDGRCLSSPEGFRCDCQYTFYHGSTCSLRKRLL, from the exons ATGGCTAAGTGTGGGGAGAGCAGTATATCTAGGATAAGAAATACATCTATGGCCAAGG GGGCAAACAACTCTTACATGACATTTGATCATTGGCAATTATGCACCACAACCAAGCTACAGTTTGACTTCCGAACCCACCTAGCAAACGGGCTATTGTTGTATCAAGATGATGGCAATGGAGTGGCATTTCTGGAACTAAAGCTAGTCGCTGGGCAACTGGTTATGAGGCTAAAGGTTGCAGAAGATAAGGTGCTTGGTTTTAAAATCGGAGAAAATCTAGATAATGG agaGTGGCACATGGTGAGAATTGAAAGATTTGAAGATGACATTCTCCTTAAAATGAACTCTTCTTTGAGAAAAGTTGCCCTTGACCTTGATACGGAGGATAATGATTTACTTGGTGCGAGTCATCAGAG ATCTCCTCTCTATGTTGGTGGGTTGCCTCAACTCTACACCCTTATGTCCGGAAGTTTTAGCCTGCCTTCCATATTCTATGAGCCAAG ATTTTCTGGAAGCATCAACAACGTCTTGATGGGCAACTGTAGCAACCAAATGGAAGCTGTAGAGCCTGTGAGCACAAATGGCCTGATTCTTAGACCTGTGGAGGGGTGTGAAGAGACTACCCCGTGTCTCAATGATGGTCGGTGCCTCAGTTCTCCAGAAGGTTTCAGATGTGATTGTCAGTATACTTTCTATCATGGATCAACTTGCTCCCTCCGTAAGCGTTTACtctaa